One genomic window of Halovivax cerinus includes the following:
- a CDS encoding FAD-dependent oxidoreductase yields MTEQPRVEIYTKDVCPYCEKATDLFDEKGVEYVTYNVTGDDDRFEEMVDRADGRQTAPEVFVDDELIGGWDETSALEETGELDEKLGLVTDGGSDDVVDHRRLIVAGTGIAGLTAAIYAARSNNEPLVIEGDEPGGQLTLTTDVANYPGFPDGINGTELVNNMKEQARQFGAEMRNGIVDSVDASERPFRVELTNGDAYTADAIIAASGASARTLGIPGEDELMGYGLSTCATCDGAFFRGEDMLVVGGGDAAMEEATFLTKFADTVYIVHRREGFRAEDYWIDRVEEQVEAGDIEIMKNTELIEIHGSQADGVDHVTLVEHPDGHPTDKLEDPETEEFDFDVGAVFFAIGHTPNTDYLSGTGVETDDEGYLKTRGGDGGGQTETAVSGIFGAGDVVDYHYQQAVTAAGMGSKAAIDADEYLEELDRAAADEVEAAAADD; encoded by the coding sequence ATGACCGAGCAGCCGCGCGTCGAGATCTACACGAAAGACGTCTGCCCGTACTGTGAGAAGGCGACGGACCTCTTCGACGAGAAGGGAGTCGAGTACGTCACCTACAACGTGACTGGTGACGACGACCGATTCGAGGAGATGGTAGACCGGGCCGACGGCCGACAGACTGCACCCGAGGTGTTCGTCGACGACGAGCTGATCGGCGGGTGGGACGAAACTAGCGCACTCGAAGAGACGGGCGAACTCGACGAGAAACTCGGTCTCGTCACCGACGGGGGCAGCGACGACGTCGTCGACCACCGACGGCTCATCGTCGCCGGTACTGGCATCGCCGGACTCACGGCGGCGATCTACGCGGCCCGTTCGAACAACGAGCCGCTGGTCATCGAGGGCGACGAACCCGGCGGGCAACTCACCCTGACGACCGACGTGGCGAACTATCCAGGGTTCCCCGACGGCATCAACGGGACGGAACTGGTGAACAACATGAAAGAGCAGGCCCGCCAGTTCGGCGCCGAGATGAGAAACGGGATCGTCGACTCGGTCGACGCGAGCGAGCGACCGTTCCGCGTCGAACTCACGAACGGCGACGCCTACACGGCAGACGCCATCATCGCCGCCTCCGGTGCGAGCGCCCGAACGCTCGGCATTCCCGGCGAGGACGAACTCATGGGCTACGGACTGTCGACGTGTGCGACCTGCGACGGTGCCTTCTTCCGCGGCGAGGACATGCTCGTCGTCGGCGGCGGCGACGCCGCGATGGAGGAGGCGACCTTCCTCACGAAGTTCGCCGACACCGTCTACATCGTCCACCGCCGCGAGGGCTTTCGCGCGGAGGATTACTGGATCGACCGCGTCGAGGAACAGGTCGAGGCCGGCGACATCGAGATCATGAAAAACACGGAACTGATAGAGATCCACGGCTCTCAGGCCGACGGCGTCGACCACGTCACGCTGGTCGAACACCCCGACGGCCACCCGACGGACAAACTAGAGGATCCCGAGACCGAGGAGTTCGACTTCGACGTCGGCGCCGTGTTCTTCGCCATCGGTCACACGCCCAACACCGACTACCTGTCGGGCACCGGGGTCGAAACCGACGACGAGGGCTACCTGAAGACTCGAGGCGGCGACGGCGGCGGACAAACCGAGACCGCCGTGTCCGGGATCTTCGGTGCCGGCGACGTCGTCGACTACCACTACCAGCAGGCCGTGACCGCCGCGGGGATGGGCTCGAAGGCGGCTATCGACGCCGACGAGTACCTGGAGGAACTCGATCGGGCGGCGGCGGACGAGGTCGAGGCGGCTGCCGCGGACGACTAA
- a CDS encoding outer membrane lipoprotein-sorting protein has translation MVFRRTLLVCTVTALLVSAGCLGAFPPDDASETEPGTDPLDAAELVERSQSLNVTSASYHATVTTSVSDGTKTGSTTYEVWRRSLFEERQEVVDADQEPIDPDVMVNDGSSIWLSDDGTDRIVRMETSSIPSQLTTYRQQFNAIDFDAMAAERVGTDTVADRSVTIVELTGSEPESPSDDVTLWIDDETGVPLKQEMAKPGYPGLTMTITYESFTPDAEIADDRFTFDPPADVEVLDYDELPTETHDDVDSADETVPFDLPDPTVPEAYSHNRTITSQTLQGWMASLQYVDESADQLTLLVTDEPSGPSTDMGGEPVDLGSVEARQTSVDSLNRTSLTWTAGELTYWISGYTDEETLRSVAESIVE, from the coding sequence ATGGTCTTCCGACGAACACTCCTCGTCTGTACTGTCACAGCCCTCCTGGTCTCGGCCGGTTGTCTGGGGGCGTTTCCCCCTGATGACGCGAGCGAGACCGAACCGGGAACGGACCCTCTCGACGCGGCAGAACTGGTCGAACGGTCCCAGTCGTTGAACGTCACGTCAGCATCGTATCACGCCACGGTGACGACGTCGGTGAGTGACGGGACTAAGACGGGGTCGACTACGTACGAGGTCTGGCGGCGTTCGCTCTTCGAGGAGCGCCAGGAAGTCGTCGACGCCGACCAGGAACCGATCGACCCGGATGTGATGGTCAACGACGGATCGTCCATCTGGCTGTCCGACGACGGGACAGATCGCATTGTCCGTATGGAGACGAGTTCGATCCCGAGCCAGCTCACGACGTACAGGCAGCAATTCAACGCGATCGATTTCGACGCGATGGCGGCCGAGCGCGTCGGGACCGACACCGTCGCCGACCGGTCGGTGACGATAGTCGAACTCACCGGTTCCGAACCCGAATCACCGTCAGACGACGTGACGCTGTGGATCGACGACGAGACCGGCGTTCCGCTGAAACAGGAGATGGCGAAGCCCGGCTATCCCGGCCTCACGATGACGATAACCTACGAATCGTTCACCCCGGATGCGGAGATCGCGGACGATCGATTCACCTTCGACCCGCCGGCGGACGTCGAGGTTCTCGACTACGACGAACTGCCGACGGAGACCCACGACGACGTGGATTCAGCCGACGAGACCGTCCCGTTCGACCTCCCCGACCCGACCGTTCCCGAGGCGTATTCGCACAACAGGACGATAACGTCACAGACTCTCCAGGGGTGGATGGCCTCGCTCCAGTACGTCGACGAATCGGCCGATCAACTCACCCTTCTCGTCACCGACGAGCCGAGCGGCCCCAGTACCGACATGGGCGGTGAGCCGGTCGACCTCGGTTCCGTGGAGGCGAGGCAAACGAGTGTTGATTCGTTGAACAGAACGTCTCTCACGTGGACCGCCGGCGAGTTGACCTACTGGATAAGCGGGTACACCGACGAGGAGACGCTGCGTAGCGTCGCCGAATCGATCGTCGAGTAA